DNA sequence from the Malus domestica chromosome 06, GDT2T_hap1 genome:
CAGTTACACTCTTAGTGAGTTGAGAATTATCAGTGCTGATATGAGCAGGAGTGACTTCATGAATTTCTGCTAGAATAGGTAGTGGAAATAGATCCACAAGATCTTCCATATTAGCATTAGTCCCCAACCTTTTGTGGAAATAAGGTGAATATTCATCAAATCGCACATCTCTATAGACTGCCAACTTCCCCGTGTTAGGGTTGTACATTTTGTAACCCTTTTAAGAACTGGCGTATCCCATAAACACACATTTGACAGCTTGAGGGTCGAGTTTGTCACGATGGAGAGCTTGAATGTGCACATAACAAGTACAACCAAAGGTCCTGAGGTAAGACAAGCTTATAGGCCTGCCCTTCATGACTTCAAAAGGAGATTTAGTATTCAACACCCGAGTTGGCAGTCTATTAATGATGTAAGTGGCAGTGAGTAGAGCTTGAGACCAAAATTTCTTAGGAACATTCATTTGGATCATAAGTGATCGAGTCTTCTCCAATAAGTCTTGATTCTTTCTCtctgccacaccattttgttgtggtgtaccaACATAGCTAGTTTGATGCAAAATGCCATGATTGCTCAAGTAATTACTCAAGTTATTGGAAGTGTACTCGGTACCATTATATGATCTTAACATATATAActtagatgaaaattgattggtgATTAGATTGTGAAAGTCCTTAAAAGCATcaaacaaatcacttttaagttttaaaagataCAACCAGGTTACTCTAGAATAGTCATCAATAAATGTAACATAATATCTATACCCATCAAAGGATTCTACATGAGAAGGACCCCAAATATCAGAGTGAACAAGCTCAAAAAGTTTACTAGTTCTAGAATTAGAGGAAACAAAAGGAAGTCTAGTGGCTTTTGACATTTGACAAGTTTCACACTCcagtgtgtttttacaaaaaaagggaaacaactAGGTCATCACATGTTCTGAGGGATGGGAAACAACTTGGTAATCACATGTTCATCATATGGCAAGACAGTCtaaggtttttgtgatttttcctattgacaagagctaaaaaggaaaaaaaggtaCTTAGAGAGCAGTGGAATCAGTATGCTCACTTAGCAATCTAATCTTTCCTTTCCCTAGAATAGGTTCCCCTTTCCCATTTGCAACAGACACATGAATTGGATCAATAGTTCTTTGACAATCATGGAGACTAGAGGGTTTATTAGTTATATGATCAGTGGCACCAGagtcaataataaaaaaatcatgtgTAACATTTACATTAAAAGCAGTGGAAATGGCACTGATAATACTTGGAATATTGCCTTTCGATGTGTTCTCCGAGTCAGCCAAGAATCCAGCAAATTTCCCTAGCATTGCAGTAGGGTTTTCAGGTGTCATTTCATCAGGTCCAGTGCTTCTTTGCTTCTTTTGAAGAAAAGCAACAAACTCGTTGATCAAGGACACATGATTTGTTAAGAAATTGGCCATCCTATCAGTTGAGGAACATGCTGAATGAAATGCTTTTGGAGTGACTCCACCCTTCCCATCTTTGATCATTTTGCCTTCCCTATCAAACTTAGGCTTTAACTCCGGATGAAGAatccaacatttttctctcaaatgtcCCTTCATGTTGCAATAAGAACATTTCCAGTTTGCTTTCTTGCCAAGCACCCTATCACCACTTGCATTGTGAGTTGtcgtgaaaaccctagcttcaGAGTTGGATTTGGGCTCAACGTTCATCATTCTTCGTCGAGTTTCTTCTCTTTGGACTGCATGACACACAGTGGTAAAGAAGGGCAGCTCTTGAGTCATTAACAAGTGACTACGCAAGTCTTCATACTCCGCTCCCAAGCTTGCTAAGAGTTGAAAAACCTTGCCTTCATCAGCCCTCTTCAGTAGCACAGCGGAATCAGTCATGTGTGGACGATACATATCGAGTTCATTCCACATGGATTTCATACttccaaggtgttgaacaaatgaGTGATCGCCTTGCTTTAAACTAGCCACACTTTTCTTCAGTTGAAAGATGCGAACTGAGTTGTTTTGGCTGCCATACATGTCTTTGACAGACTCCCATAGGAGAGGGGAAGACTCTAAGTAGTTGAAAAGCTCAGACAATTTTGGCTCCATGGAATTAAGTAACCAGGACATGACCAGCTGATCAGTAGTATGCCATGCATCGTAAGTTGGTGAAGTGGATTCTGGGGGCTCTGAGATTCCATTGATAAACCCTAGCTTCGATCTTCCTCCTAGAGCAAGTGACACAGCTCTTGATCAAGAAAGGTAGTGGAACTCCTTTAGTAGCACTGAGCAGAGTCGTTGATTTGGATTATTCTTAACCCTTTGGGTTAAGTTTagggaggaggatgaggaactCTCGGCACTAGACACATTTTCTTCTGCCATCTCTATCGatgatgagcaaatgaagaagtaaaaaaaaaaaggaacagaGTCAGAACCCTATggttcctgctctgataccatgttgagttttggtttcaatatttgttatatatttcattatgaatgttacaagagagtgaaggcaactcttatagagagccaaaagaaagctacaatagattgtaggataactacacaaacacaatccctaaaatctgccctaacaagtggaaaagcaaaaagcaaattacaagtaaagaattttttacaagcaactaagaaaggttgatgtaaggtgaatgacaagttaTGGAAAGTGACTTTAGCCTATGACTTAGCTAAAagtgaggatgacaactcatacatacaaccCATCCATACAAACCGGTTTCAATAAGCATGCCACATATCTCGAGTTGTTTGTTCGCCATAGAACAAAAGCTTGGGAGAGATGTGAAAAGCAGCCCGAATATAATAGAGATCACCATAGTTATGCCCAATAAGAAGTATTTATCCCGTTTTCTTGTCCTTCAAACGAAAACATATATCATCCATCTGAAAATAGCAATTATTATCATGATAGAATCTACAAATCGACAATGGATTCTTTTTTATGGGAGCAACATTCAACACATCTTTAAGAGAAAAAGAGACGTGTGAGACAGAAATGGAGGATTTGACAATATGAAAGATAGGTAAGTGCTCTCCATTGCCCACAACACAATGATTGAATCAATACTTGTGTAAGGTTGAACTTGAGTGAGGTGAGACGGATCATTAGTCATGTGATGGGTAGCTCCgaaatcaatgacccaaggaatGGATGAGCAGTAGTGGTGGTTGCAAGGTATGCAAAATTTCCACGTTGCGGACATGTCTTGGCTTTATGACCAGGTTTGTCACAAAGTTCATAGGGCTTACCATAGTCAAAGTTTAACTGAGGTAGGGGCGATGCCGGTGTGGGAAGCAGAGGAGGTCAAAAATCACTGGAGGAGCCATGATGGGTCTGATGAGAAGATCAATGTCGATGACGGTTGGAATTAGGAGGATGCCAACCACCACCACAACAGTCGTGACCACGACCTGTGCTATATTTATAAGAAacaactgttggaaatgtgccctaaaaccaatcatgtgatgatactttacggacatttcacatgttaaactaatctagtttaatataaagggtaaagattattgtttgagccgtctcatataaatgttatatgcttaaacgataaagtccaaggaatatgtgattgggagaatgcgatctaaagaagttagattcatgagaccattctttcgtagacacatcctaaacgttcctgatcataggattgccaattgggcattgacagtctgttaagatcagtacgtactgtgtcttctctcagggagagtgactagtctcgagtcattggtgtgtgtgacatcaagacaagtacgtaggtgctcaatagagaatgagttcactgaacacgatcaacgatgagttctcatattcatgtcacatgagaactcatggttgggataatgcaaagtagtcctttgacctgaggcatcacagttgtcttgtggttaagttcttaatctttgattatgtcaaagtcaccccatcggggtgtccacggcatcattggggttaagccacttagtcatggaggcaagtgaatgcgcaacaagggatctctaaccttcaaaccgtttgagggagaatactctatgatatgattaagaatctttggccaaagtatgaatgagatttaggaaagcgttccaaatcacattcaaggtaatcatataagcacacgaatcacattggatagtagacatgaataaataaactatcaaaccaaacaatgtggtcaagagtattgtattagagaaataccgtattgcatttgtaatcctaaactgaataggttctccacctcttctgattagcttgggtaaccatgatatgctgctaggtgtcactcatggtttgtggaagccctaaacgtgtgtaatcactaaagggagaattgaaagtaagtttcaattcacaatcaatgtgaaatggttttaatcgccaaCTGCCTCGCtgaaaggaacctaatggatcatacaccgtgtaaggtgaagattgaagaaacaatggagatgagtaagaataattaaatggtttaattatttatggcaaggattaattaatatgttaattaatcaaacgaataagttcgttaaagacctcgggatagtttttggaccttaaggcccaatgggcttcgaacgtcaagcccattgacttaagttgtatgacaacttaatgactaaatattcacaaaggcccaaacaacccaaatacaccctaaggccggccatattgttaagggtagtgaacttggacttatttacaagtttgccactcaaatgaataaaggtataaatatgactttatagccaaaattcatttagggtttgttttggagaaaattggagagaacatgtctctatttctctctaaagaggccggccccttggagggtgcatctagcaatcccactacttcaaggtcactcatttcttctccaatctaaccttggtgaagagacttagaggttctcaattttgggaacttggagaaaccttttcatccatccaaatccatagatttaagatgcaaggaatgaaggccctctctttgggtgattagcctttgcttatgcaaagaggaatctacaaaggtataaatctcaactcactttgttttgagttgattaatggttcaccaatctactaggctttgaatttcatgggtaatgttttgtttttgaatgcatgcaagcatgattccgccttttaattgttaaatgcatgctatagatgttattcaaaagaacatgttttcaccaaattatccttcaagtggtatcagagcctaggtctagtagttggtgaatccttttgggttttgtagttcatagtttgtgatttaaaagttgtaattgttacaagctttattcttgtttctttgaatgtaaattttgttagaaaatttgccatctcaaatgttgtagatgtagttcatatgagcatgaatattggagctaaaatttggtgccatgcttttgggaaaattcggccaaatccgaagggtggatttttgggttcttgtttgacttgttaaaagtgttttaaggtgacttttggaacccctatgtaccctagtttggttagatgttatttccctaaagtttgaatggttttggaatgtttttgggtgaaaaatgttcatggaaaaattttgggtttttcatgagtgttcttcattgttcttgacatttttgccaagaacataaggtttgatgttttgattcaaagttttggataatttcataaagtctttgttttgtgttggttgatGTGAATTTTCTATCaccaaaacatttattttgaaaggtgatagaaattgtgatgggtgtgtaagagttacacaccttacacaccttacacaccacatgcatggttttatgattcacaacaaccaaattccacttgcaaggctttatgacattattgaaaaaatttccaaatttttgtggacttatctccactccctttttctcttctccaaaaccggccctccctcaagtgggagtacttttggggcttttattcaattacataaagttttgatacttttgtgtatttgcactttggcccaaaagtttacgtttttacgtttaggtccaaaaacgctaaaggacaaattgttttgctcctttaatgaagtttttgcattattaaaattttgggttctagttgtaattacgtGAAgcagtggacttttgtgtttttacaaagtgaccccaaaagttttgcaatatagcccaaaagttgaggttaattgctttacgGCCCAAAAGTtatggttattgcatattggcccaaattaggtagagaacaaaattgttttgtctctttaaatgagaattggattttcattttgtttagctccatttaaatcaattttatggatacaaaaaccaaatgaaaatgttgcattcaatttaattagttaaagtgttagttgttggaagtatgcccacaactcatttgatgtaatagctttttggaatacttgttgtgttaaacttttatatgtttaatggagggcaaatcttattgttaatcactatttattgtatcatgtgtttaagcaataagggaatccaaggaatgtatttgttctaagagataagtgatctaatgagttagattatcgagacctttctcttacattcattcctaaaacgttcctagccataggattgctaattgggcattgacaatccgctaaggctagtatgtgttatgttgactcaatcgtgagtataactagtctcaagtcatttggtgttggacactaagacaaacacataggtgctcgaaagagtactcgagtacactgaactacgatcaaaagagagttcgaacatacatgtcatgtatgaactctaaggttgcaatatgcaaagtagtcctttgacctgaggcatcatagatgtctaatggttaggtccttgatctttgatcatgtcaacggcattcctttggagtgtccacggcattgttggggtcaagctatctagtcatgtaggcatatgaatgcacaacaagggatctctaaccttccatggtggagggagaatactctaagatatgattctaaagtctttggccaaagcaaatgaatatgacttaggaagtttgttccaaatcatattcaagggaatcatataggaaagtatcacattggatagtagacatgaaacaaactatcacttaaacaatgtgattaagagtattgtattagagaaggaccgtattgcattgtagttgtaactggataggttctccaaccaattctacttagcttgggtaaccatgacatactgctaggtgtcactcatggtttgtggaagcccaaatgattagttaacactaatcattaaagggagaattgaaatgtggtttcaattcacaatcgatagttaagagtaacatcgcccactgcctcgctaattggaacctaatggatcgtacaccgagtaaggatgtatgtgaagaaattatatgaaatggataagcaattaaatggtttaattgaagaatggtcaagattaattaattagttaattaattttacgaaaggttcgtattgggcttatatgttggttttgggtttcggggcccaaaagcgttttggtccaaaaggcccattatgtttaagttgtatgacaacaaaaacaaaatgggcaaattatcccaataacaaggagaggccggccattagggtgaatgggcaagtttgcttaattacaagtttgccactcaccaaagaaaatgttataaaagcaactttatagcaattttctcattagggttcttcttgttgaaattgggtgaaacattttctccattttcttctagggaggccggccattaagggaagggacatctagcaatctcttcttcccttagtcatccatttcatcttcacaagatacaaccttggtgaagagacttagagacatcaagcttttggtgttttggagaacaaatccttatttcctcaaatctccaaaggagcactaaagggaggaaaacacaaggaggattcaaggagcttggaggtgacttgaaggccctccacttgggtgaatcccttgtgtaatcaaggatgagcttcaagggtaaagaatcactaaattcttctttctctttaatgttgttaaagagtttattttggttcaccatatactaggctttgaaagtcatgggttttatgaattgtttttggatgcatgcctactttaaagtgtttatagcttgcatatgtattcaaatgttcatacttgttcttagctaggacaaaatttttccttcaagtggtatcagagcctaggcctagtgtatggtgaatccttttgggctttgtgatgttcatattttgtgatttaaatgttgtaaatgttacaagctttgttcttgcttttgaatatataaattttgctagaaaatttagcatctcaaatgttgtagatgtatttcatttaagcatgaatattggaactaaaatttggtgccatgagttttgggaaattcggccaaatccttagggtgactttttgggttcatgtttgtcttgttaaaatggttttaaagtgacttttggaacccctaagtaccctaggatattagccctcttttgagtggtgaaaaattgggttttgatgaatgaaaacattcatggagctattatgagttttcatggtgttcttcattgttcttggtgttcttgccaagaacataaagttttgaagttttgattcaaaagttttatgtttttcataaagttttggtatatTATTGATTTATTATTGATGGGTGATGTTTATTGGTGAAGTATTATTGTTGGTTTTAATGTTTGACAAAAATCTCTTACAAACCTATCCAAATCACCtttacctcacccaccaaaatcaacttgcaaaaactttttagaaatttttcaatttttcattaaatggccggccacccctagtgggggtacttttggggccttttgtgcaattacataaagttttagatacttttgtgtatttgcattttggcccaaaagtttacgtttttacgttaaggccctaaaactctaaaggacaaattgttttgatcctttaatgatgtttttacattattaaaattttgggatctagttgtaattacatgaagttgtggactattgtgtttttacaaagtgaccccaaaagtttttgtatttgcattatggcccaattgttgtggtcatagtttcctattggcccaaaaggatgagaacaaaattgttttgtctctttaatgagaattggattttcatttcatttagttccatttaaatcaattctatggatccaaaaaccaattgtttaaagttgttttcttagttaatatgattgattaagaaaatggtgattatgaaccaaaggccacgataattgagctatgtgattggccgatatacattatgaatgtttgggttttagtagtatagatttgaatgtaatttgattaattcaatttgttgtaaatggacataagtccatcatttgatttgtgttgtaaaagggcataagcccttcttattatttcatgtattccttttgtttatatgtatgcaaaatggaatagttgggtccaacgcccaataggaaataacggtttaattagattaaacgcgtaactaaaatcaacaactatctaccttaaacccaaggtccaacacaaggctcgtgttggatcaaattaatcggttcataatcatcctaaaacctaatatgactatatagtccatatgaggatgcaatgcattcgttagtagttccatatagtctcgcttgtttcaacgaaacagtgggagtattatatgctactaattcatattaacttggaccaatagttgtgataggcccaagttcttttaatgtgattaaaatgttttgatgtagcccaaaacaacTCCTTCAAAATGAAgatttaagttgataagcgagagatgtttagaatatctcttcgtaggccttccaccgtggtgggctccaagcgtttgtgactcatgcaccggcttcaccctatcatgggggagtacaaagtatgtgcttacatccaggaggagtccataaacatatgatgaggtgagtgtaggcaacgagggtagccgacatcgtatcatcgtgaggctattcttgaaccccttcacacactaagcatggtgggaataacttaaactaagtgcaatggtgccaacatcgtatcatcgtgaggcaacattctctagaggccaaacggatgggtaatt
Encoded proteins:
- the LOC139196783 gene encoding uncharacterized protein; its protein translation is MEPKLSELFNYLESSPLLWESVKDMYGSQNNSVRIFQLKKSVASLKQGDHSFVQHLGSMKSMWNELDMYRPHMTDSAVLLKRADEGKVFQLLASLGAEYEDLRSHLLMTQELPFFTTVCHAVQREETRRRMMNVEPKSNSEARVFTTTHNASGDRVLGKKANWKCSYCNMKGHLREKCWILHPELKPKFDREGKMIKDGKGGVTPKAFHSACSSTDRMANFLTNHVSLINEFVAFLQKKQRSTGPDEMTPENPTAMLGKFAGFLADSENTSKGNIPSIISAISTAFNVNVTHDFFIIDSGATDHITNKPSSLHDCQRTIDPIHVSVANGKGEPILGKGKIRLLSEHTDSTAL